Genomic window (Methyloprofundus sp.):
ATGGAATCAATAAACGTTGCCAATCAATTGTGCCGTGTTCGTTACGAGTCAAACCACCGACTACGTGAACACCCAAGGCTTTTAATAGTGTTGCAGGGGCATCCAAACGCGCTGCCGAATCATGATTACCGCCGATGAGAATAATATCCAATTGTGGATTGGCAGTTCTAGCGCTAACTAAAAATTCATACAATTGTGTTTGTGCGGCCGCAGATGGATTGGCAGTATCAAAAATATCGCCAGCAACAATTAATGCATCGACCTGCTGTTGTTGGAGTTGATCCAGCAACCATGCCAAAAATTGTTGATGCTCATAATGGCGGGAAATGCCGTGTAAGTGATGGCCTAAATGCCAATCTGCAGTGTGGATGATTTTGAGCATATAAAGATTATTGTAGGTTTTTATGAGGCATGAATTTAATACTTATTGCAGTAACTTCTCATTATCCACTGGCAACCGAGCTATGAAAAATCGTCATCCTGCATGCTGTTAGCAGGAATCTATACTTAACGTAGATTCCCGATTAACAGACTTTGGGAATGATGACATTTTATCTGCATTTACCCGTGAATAATGAGGCATTATTGATTGCATTTAAGGTTACTTGAACAACTCATCTAACGTTAATTCATAGCTAGAGGTAAACGTGTCTAAAAAATATTTAACCTCTGGCAAGGTAATGGACTTTAATTTAGCCTCAATATCTTTTTCAGCAATAGAAAACTCCTGATTGCCAGCAGCAACTTCCATTTTGCATTTTAGGTAAGCTGAAATGGTATCTGCTGCTTTAATAATGACTTTATGGTCTTTAGGCAAGTCTTCCTCGATCATGGCTGTCCTATAATCTTCTTTAAGGCCTTCAGGAAGTAAGTTTAATAATTCATATTCCGCCTGTTTTTCAATGCTTTTATAAGCTTTGGTTATGTCAGGAGAATGATATTTGATGGGGGAGGGCATATCACCAGTAAGGACTTCGCTACAATCGTGATACAGCGCAGCAACCACAATCGCATTGACATCAAGCTTGCCGTCAAAATAGCGGTTTTTTATTAAGGCCAAAGCATGGGAAATAACCGAGACTTCCCAGCTATGTTCCATGACATTCTCAGCAACAGCATTACGCTTTAGCCCCCAGCGTTGTAGCCAGCGGATTTTACTGATGTAGGCGAAAAAGTGACTTTGCATGATTATTAACCTCTCACCTCTGCATGTTACGCAGGTATAGGTAGTTTAGCGTCAACTTGAAATGCTGCAAGTTTAAAGCTGGTTATTGTGTTGGAACCTAGCTGCTTAAATAGTACTTCATTAGCAGTCGTTTCACATAGCCATTGGCTCATGTTGTTAGGGTTTTTATGTCTAAATGCACGCGCTGTAAACAAGCCGACGCAGATTCCTTTTTGTGGGTCACGGGCTGATAGATATTCAAAAGCTTCTACACCACCCGCGCGCATGGCTGAACCTAATTGTTGTGACTGGGTGTACTGAGTTGGGCTGGATATTTCTTGCGTATAATGATCAAAGGGAGCTTGTTGCAAACTAATGCAATGCTGTGATTGATAGCTGGCAGAAAATAGTGAATGCTCTGATTTTATTTGGTTTTTAATTGGCGTACCCGTCATTGAATGCCAAAAAACAAACCGATAGTATGCTGATTCAGCCAGTGTTACTGCAACACTTGAGCCACCATAAAAAAGGCTTGGTTCATGTACTCCACCAAAACGGGAGCCCCATTTTAGTGGTGGGTAACGAAAAGGTGTGGACAGTAAGTAATGATAAGCCGTTAAATCTTCCTTATAGACGGGCTTAGTATTCTCCAACATTTCTTCAAGCAGGGCTTGTTCATCTAGGGTATCAACATAACCTAAGGTGGCAATTTGTTCTTGGCTTTCAACCAAACGGTGCAGTGTTCCTGATAAATACCCTATTTGCTGTACTCCGTTACAGGCCGTCCATAGCATTAAACTTTTCCTCGAATAGCATCAACAAATTGTACAACTGTCATCAGACCCTGAATGCTTGCTATTTGTTTAGCAGGAATACCACCGGTTACATTATTGTGCGTGTGCATAAAGTGTTTGCTCCAGTCAGCATCTCCTCCTGTTAACGCAAACAAAGCTCTGGCTATGCGTACAATAAGCAGAGCGATTTCTCCTTGCTTGGATGCAGGGTCAAGTGATTGATTTTGCTTTAGACGGCTAATAGCAGTTCGATGTACACCCAGTGCTGCTGCGAGTTCTGCTTGCTTTAAGCCTAATTGTTCAGAGGCGTTCAACACTGCTTTAGCTAAGACGGATTCCTGTGTAGGACTAGTGTGCTCTAATGCAGACATAATGCCATCTCCTTTATGTTTATTATGCACATATAGTAGTGTATGTGTGCATAATAAACAATAGGAAGTTATCTATATCTGTGCCTTTATGCTCTACGCTAATAATGATAACGGCACTGAACAATAATAACAGTACCATCTGTAGCTTTATAGACAATGCGGTGTTCACGGTTTATGCGTCTTGACCAATAACCTGACCAATTATGTTTGAGTGGCTCGGGATCACCTATTCCCTCAAAAGGTGTGCGTTGCATATCTTTGATAAGAGTGTTGATGCGTTTTAGTATTTTCTTATCTGTTTTTTGCCAGTATAGGTAATCATCCCAAGCATGATCAGCCCATGATAGAGTCATTCTTCTAATAATGTATGTTGGCTGGTTGTTCCTGCTTCAACTTGTGCAATGGCTTGATTGAGTCTTTCTGCATTTTTAGGGCTGGCCATTAAATAAGCGGTTTCTTCATAGGCATGGAAATCTTCCAAACTAATAAGCACGGCGGGTTTGTTATTTTGGCGAGTAATTAAAATGGGTTTATGATCATCATTTACTTTATCTAAAGTGCTTGCTAAATGATTCCTAAACGCTGAATAGCTCATTGTATCCATAAGGTTGATTCGGTATTGTTCATTTAGAGGGTATTTTAGTTGTACTTATATTTGTACGCAAATATTTTTTAACTATAAAGTACTTGCTCGCCGTATTTGCTGAATGATCTCAATAAATTCGCCCACTTTATTTCTGTAAATAAGCCACATTAGAGTAAATATTTATTGGGATTGGTAGTGCCTTGATATGCTGTATAAATAATTTCCAGTAAGAAAAGTTAAATCTTTAGAGTCCCTGCATCAACATATTCCCACAAACTGCATTTTCCTACTGGTTAGCAAATATATCGGCATACTCTTTAAACAACGCTTGAAATAGGTGATCTTTTTGATCAGGTTTTTCTTTCTTTCTGCTTTTTCAAGTTGACTGAGCCCATGATTCAATCCAATAATTACACGTGTTCAAAAAATACTGCGGGGCTTATATGAAAACGAGTTGATAAGGCTTGGATATGATGACGAGATAGCATTCGCGAGCCATTCAAAATCATGGAAACCATACTTTTACCACCAATTTCATTTTTAAAATCATTAGTTTTTAATCCATATTGCTGCATTAATGTACGTAAAACAGCAACGCTACTATCCATTTTTTTTATTTGTCCATTAAACTCAGAAAACTCTTTGGCTGAATTTTCCCACTCTTCAATTGAATTGGATAAAATATCAATAAGTGATTTATATAAATCATATTCCTCAATTAACTCATCCATTAAAGATAACGCACTTTCGTACTCTTCTTGGTTTTTAATATGAACAAGAAATTCAGCATTAGAAAATAAAGCACTTGCTTGCTCTTTTACTTCTTGGAAGTTCATTTTTTTGACTCCTTTGCATATTTTTTACATAACTTATCGTACTCAGAATGTGATGTAATATGCCTTACATACATCCGATTATCACGAAACTCAATAAATGCAATTAATCTCAAATTATTCCCCCCAATATCGATAACCCACCATTTATCTTTAAACTTAAAGTTATCTAGGCTTGGGAATAGCGACTTTAATTCATTGGGATTTGAAAAATAACCATTTCGTAATAACTTATAGGTTGATTCAATGGCTAACTTATCATTAGGATATTTCTTAGTTGCATCACTAAAGGGTTTCCTTGAAATTATGTGCATAATGCGCATTAAAGTTTAATTTATATTACATGAAACTTTAACATTGTTTATAGAAATTCACAAATTGTGAACCCCTGTTTCAAAGTATAACAATGCAGTAACTTGTAATGGACCTAGCCACATTTACTTTCCCCACAATTCAAACAAGTCATACAACCATCCATAAGCACTAAAGCTTTGGTTTGGCATTTGGTGCACAGTTGGGCTTGCTCTGGAAAATTATCACTTTCTTCTGATTTAGCACCATACTTAGCTTCAAATTCTTCACGTTTTTCAGCAAGGAATTGCTTTTGGTGTGCATCTAGCTCTAGATCTTTGAGCATGCCAATTTGCTTCATGTGTTGCTCAATGGCATGACCAATTTCTGCTACTAAAGATGGCATATAAACACCGCCTTTTTTAAAGTAGCCCCCTTTAGGGTCAAATACCGCTTTCAGTTCTTCCACCATAAAAGTAATATCACCACCTTTACGGAATACCGCTGAAATAACTCGGGTTAAGGCCAAAACCCATTGGAAGTGCTCCATATTTTTGGAGTTGATAAACACTTCATAGGGGCGACGTTCTTCATGTTCGGTGCCCATATTAAG
Coding sequences:
- a CDS encoding mRNA interferase HigB (type II toxin-antitoxin system toxin) — its product is MRIMHIISRKPFSDATKKYPNDKLAIESTYKLLRNGYFSNPNELKSLFPSLDNFKFKDKWWVIDIGGNNLRLIAFIEFRDNRMYVRHITSHSEYDKLCKKYAKESKK
- a CDS encoding HTH-type transcriptional regulator/antitoxin HigA (type II toxin-antitoxin system antitoxin) gives rise to the protein MNFQEVKEQASALFSNAEFLVHIKNQEEYESALSLMDELIEEYDLYKSLIDILSNSIEEWENSAKEFSEFNGQIKKMDSSVAVLRTLMQQYGLKTNDFKNEIGGKSMVSMILNGSRMLSRHHIQALSTRFHISPAVFFEHV
- a CDS encoding 5'-deoxynucleotidase, coding for MQSHFFAYISKIRWLQRWGLKRNAVAENVMEHSWEVSVISHALALIKNRYFDGKLDVNAIVVAALYHDCSEVLTGDMPSPIKYHSPDITKAYKSIEKQAEYELLNLLPEGLKEDYRTAMIEEDLPKDHKVIIKAADTISAYLKCKMEVAAGNQEFSIAEKDIEAKLKSITLPEVKYFLDTFTSSYELTLDELFK
- a CDS encoding antitoxin (type II toxin-antitoxin system antitoxin) gives rise to the protein MHNKHKGDGIMSALEHTSPTQESVLAKAVLNASEQLGLKQAELAAALGVHRTAISRLKQNQSLDPASKQGEIALLIVRIARALFALTGGDADWSKHFMHTHNNVTGGIPAKQIASIQGLMTVVQFVDAIRGKV
- a CDS encoding antitoxin YefM (type II toxin-antitoxin system antitoxin), giving the protein MDTMSYSAFRNHLASTLDKVNDDHKPILITRQNNKPAVLISLEDFHAYEETAYLMASPKNAERLNQAIAQVEAGTTSQHTLLEE
- a CDS encoding toxin YoeB (type II toxin-antitoxin system toxin) — protein: MTLSWADHAWDDYLYWQKTDKKILKRINTLIKDMQRTPFEGIGDPEPLKHNWSGYWSRRINREHRIVYKATDGTVIIVQCRYHY
- a CDS encoding toxin (type II toxin-antitoxin system toxin), with protein sequence MLWTACNGVQQIGYLSGTLHRLVESQEQIATLGYVDTLDEQALLEEMLENTKPVYKEDLTAYHYLLSTPFRYPPLKWGSRFGGVHEPSLFYGGSSVAVTLAESAYYRFVFWHSMTGTPIKNQIKSEHSLFSASYQSQHCISLQQAPFDHYTQEISSPTQYTQSQQLGSAMRAGGVEAFEYLSARDPQKGICVGLFTARAFRHKNPNNMSQWLCETTANEVLFKQLGSNTITSFKLAAFQVDAKLPIPA